In Halanaerobiales bacterium, the following are encoded in one genomic region:
- a CDS encoding NCS2 family permease — MESKVNEENGGMMEQIFNLKENNTDIKTEVIAGFTTFMTMAYIIFVNPTILSDAGMPFNGVFIATIAGAILGTLAMAFLTNYPFALASGMGLNAFFAYSVVANMGVSWQAALGVIFIEGIIFIILSVTPVRKMIVNAIPMALKTGISSGIGLFIAFIGLQNANIAVNSEATLVTIGNPLSGPSLVAIFGLVVIGILHALKIKGALLWGIIAATIFGWTNGVTPAFNGFFAMPSMADWSEVLFQLDIKAAFNAGLIGILLSFLFVDMFDTAGTLVGVSQQAGYLDENGDLPKANRALLADAIGTTGGALFGTTTVTTYVESASGVAEGGRTGLTGVVAAILFFLALFFRPLIGIVPGAATAPALIVVGTMMMSNITKLDWDDFTDILPAFVAMIIMPLTYS, encoded by the coding sequence ATGGAAAGTAAAGTAAATGAAGAAAACGGTGGAATGATGGAACAGATTTTTAATTTAAAAGAAAACAATACGGATATTAAGACTGAGGTAATTGCAGGGTTTACCACATTTATGACAATGGCTTATATTATATTTGTCAATCCTACTATTTTGTCTGATGCTGGTATGCCATTTAATGGTGTTTTTATTGCTACAATTGCCGGTGCAATTCTTGGTACTTTAGCTATGGCTTTTCTTACTAATTATCCTTTTGCTTTAGCTTCTGGAATGGGGTTAAATGCATTTTTTGCTTATTCAGTAGTTGCAAATATGGGAGTTTCCTGGCAGGCAGCTTTGGGAGTTATTTTTATTGAAGGTATAATTTTTATTATTTTAAGTGTTACTCCTGTGAGGAAAATGATAGTAAATGCAATTCCAATGGCTTTAAAAACAGGTATTAGTTCTGGTATAGGTTTATTTATTGCTTTTATTGGTTTGCAGAATGCTAATATAGCTGTTAATAGTGAAGCCACTTTAGTAACCATTGGTAACCCGTTAAGTGGACCATCCCTTGTAGCTATTTTTGGATTGGTTGTGATTGGTATTCTCCATGCTTTAAAGATAAAGGGAGCACTATTATGGGGGATTATAGCTGCTACAATATTTGGTTGGACTAATGGAGTTACACCTGCTTTTAATGGATTTTTTGCCATGCCAAGTATGGCAGATTGGTCAGAAGTTTTATTTCAACTTGATATAAAAGCTGCTTTTAATGCAGGTTTAATCGGGATTCTACTTTCTTTCTTATTTGTAGATATGTTTGATACTGCTGGAACTTTGGTTGGTGTAAGTCAACAGGCAGGATATTTAGATGAAAATGGAGATCTTCCTAAAGCAAATCGTGCTTTACTTGCTGATGCTATAGGTACTACCGGTGGAGCTCTTTTTGGTACAACTACAGTTACAACTTATGTTGAATCTGCTTCAGGTGTGGCTGAAGGAGGAAGAACAGGTTTAACAGGTGTTGTTGCTGCAATTTTATTCTTTTTGGCTCTATTTTTCAGACCTCTTATTGGGATAGTGCCTGGAGCCGCTACTGCTCCTGCATTAAT
- a CDS encoding helix-turn-helix domain-containing protein — protein sequence MSEKEKMGKKIRNLRKESSMSLAELAQKINKTSSYLSQIERGLAEPSLNALRQIAEALDTPIFYFLVDEKDYNTVVRKEDRKRMEIPGSNLEIELISASRNRQIEMIEAKLGIGEETQREKNTYEGEECILVKNGELKIEIGKEKYNLKEGDSIYFLSSLPHKITNIGEEQLEFISAITPPNI from the coding sequence ATGAGTGAAAAAGAAAAAATGGGAAAAAAGATCAGAAATCTTAGAAAAGAATCTTCAATGAGTCTGGCTGAATTAGCTCAAAAGATAAATAAAACTTCAAGTTATTTAAGTCAAATAGAAAGAGGACTCGCTGAACCATCTTTAAATGCTTTAAGACAAATAGCTGAGGCTTTAGATACTCCCATCTTTTATTTTTTAGTTGATGAAAAAGATTATAATACTGTTGTAAGAAAAGAAGATAGAAAAAGAATGGAAATACCAGGCTCAAATCTGGAGATAGAATTAATTTCTGCTTCTCGTAATAGACAAATTGAAATGATTGAAGCAAAACTTGGAATTGGAGAAGAAACACAAAGAGAAAAAAACACTTATGAAGGTGAAGAATGTATATTGGTTAAAAATGGTGAACTAAAGATTGAAATTGGAAAAGAAAAATATAATTTAAAAGAAGGGGATAGTATTTACTTTTTATCTTCCCTACCTCACAAAATAACTAATATTGGTGAAGAACAACTGGAATTTATTTCAGCAATTACTCCTCCCAATATTTAA